In one Brienomyrus brachyistius isolate T26 chromosome 7, BBRACH_0.4, whole genome shotgun sequence genomic region, the following are encoded:
- the idh3b gene encoding isocitrate dehydrogenase [NAD] subunit beta, mitochondrial isoform X1, with the protein MALALRGRLVALSKGLGGPWLHQLSSRSLGVSACLHAPEAPPARADSIFKVTMLPGDGVGPELMTAVKEVFKASDVPVEFEEFHLSEVQNMASEEKLDQVLTSMKNNRVAIKGKIHTPMEYKGELASYEMKLRRKLDLFANVVHVNSLPGYNTRHNNLDLVIIREQTEGEYSSLEHESVKGVIECLKIITREKSRRIAKFAFDYATKKGRSKVTAVHKANIMKLGDGLFLQSCAEVAELYPKIKYENLIIDNCCMQLVQNPYQFDVLVMPNLYGNIIDNLAAGLVGGAGVVPGESYSAEYAMFETGARHPFAQAVGRNIANPTAMLLSAANMLRHLSLDYHSYMVSDAVKRVIKQGKVRTRDLGGYSTTGDFVRAVVDNLRCRPAC; encoded by the exons ATGGCGCTCGCCCTGAGAGGACGCTTGGTCGCCTTGTCAAAG GGGCTCGGTGGCCCTTGGCTTCATCAGCTCAGCTCTAGGTCACTTGGGGTGTCAGCTTGCCTGCATGCACCAGAGGCCCCCCCAGCACGTGCGGACAGCATCTTCAAGGTCACCATGCTGCCAGGCGATGGTGTAGGCCCCGAGCTTATGACTGCTGTGAAGGAAGTCTTCAAG GCAAGCGACGTGCCTGTGGAGTTTGAGGAGTTCCACCTGAGTGAGGTGCAGAATATGGCCAGTGAGGAGAAGCTTGATCAAGTGTTGACGTCTATGAAGAACAACAGAGTGGCGATCAAAG GAAAGATCCACACACCAATGGAGTACAAGGGAGAGCTGGCCTCCTATGAAATGAAACTGAG GCGGAAGCTGGACCTGTTTGCCAATGTGGTGCATGTGAACAGTCTGCCCGGATACAACACTCGCCACAACAACTTGGACCTGGTCATCATCCGAGAGCAGACAGAGGGGGAGTACAGCTCCTTGGAGCATGAG AGTGTGAAGGGAGTCATCGAGTGTCTTAAGATCATCACTCGAGAGAAGTCCCGCCGCATCGCTAAGTTTGCTTTCGACTACGCCACCAAGAAGGGACGCAGCAAGGTGACGGCCGTGCACAAGGCCAACATCAT GAAGCTGGGAGATGGCCTCTTCTTGCAGAGTTGTGCAGAGGTGGCCGAACTCTACCCCAAGATCAAGTATGAAAACTTAATCATTGATAACTGCTGCATGCAG TTGGTGCAGAACCCATACCAGTTTGATGTGCTAGTCATGCCTAACCTGTATGGGAACATCATTGACAACCTGGCAGCTGGGCTGGTGGGAGGAGCTGGGGTTGTTCCAGGAGAGAGCTACAGTGCAGAGTACGCCATGTTCGAGACC GGAGCCCGTCACCCCTTTGCCCAGGCGGTGGGCAGGAACATTGCCAACCCCACGGCTATGCTTCTAAGTGCTGCCAACATGCTGAGGCACCTCAG CCTCGACTACCACTCCTACATGGTGTCTGATGCAGTCAAGCGGGTCATCAAGCAGGGCAAG GTACGGACCAGAGACCTGGGTGGGTACAGTACCACAGGTGACTTTGTGCGTGCTGTTGTGGACAACCTGCGATGTCGGCCCGCATGCTGA
- the idh3b gene encoding isocitrate dehydrogenase [NAD] subunit beta, mitochondrial isoform X2, translated as MALALRGRLVALSKGLGGPWLHQLSSRSLGVSACLHAPEAPPARADSIFKVTMLPGDGVGPELMTAVKEVFKASDVPVEFEEFHLSEVQNMASEEKLDQVLTSMKNNRVAIKGKIHTPMEYKGELASYEMKLRRKLDLFANVVHVNSLPGYNTRHNNLDLVIIREQTEGEYSSLEHESVKGVIECLKIITREKSRRIAKFAFDYATKKGRSKVTAVHKANIMKLGDGLFLQSCAEVAELYPKIKYENLIIDNCCMQLVQNPYQFDVLVMPNLYGNIIDNLAAGLVGGAGVVPGESYSAEYAMFETGARHPFAQAVGRNIANPTAMLLSAANMLRHLSLDYHSYMVSDAVKRVIKQGKVRTADLGGYASCDEFTRAVISSLAV; from the exons ATGGCGCTCGCCCTGAGAGGACGCTTGGTCGCCTTGTCAAAG GGGCTCGGTGGCCCTTGGCTTCATCAGCTCAGCTCTAGGTCACTTGGGGTGTCAGCTTGCCTGCATGCACCAGAGGCCCCCCCAGCACGTGCGGACAGCATCTTCAAGGTCACCATGCTGCCAGGCGATGGTGTAGGCCCCGAGCTTATGACTGCTGTGAAGGAAGTCTTCAAG GCAAGCGACGTGCCTGTGGAGTTTGAGGAGTTCCACCTGAGTGAGGTGCAGAATATGGCCAGTGAGGAGAAGCTTGATCAAGTGTTGACGTCTATGAAGAACAACAGAGTGGCGATCAAAG GAAAGATCCACACACCAATGGAGTACAAGGGAGAGCTGGCCTCCTATGAAATGAAACTGAG GCGGAAGCTGGACCTGTTTGCCAATGTGGTGCATGTGAACAGTCTGCCCGGATACAACACTCGCCACAACAACTTGGACCTGGTCATCATCCGAGAGCAGACAGAGGGGGAGTACAGCTCCTTGGAGCATGAG AGTGTGAAGGGAGTCATCGAGTGTCTTAAGATCATCACTCGAGAGAAGTCCCGCCGCATCGCTAAGTTTGCTTTCGACTACGCCACCAAGAAGGGACGCAGCAAGGTGACGGCCGTGCACAAGGCCAACATCAT GAAGCTGGGAGATGGCCTCTTCTTGCAGAGTTGTGCAGAGGTGGCCGAACTCTACCCCAAGATCAAGTATGAAAACTTAATCATTGATAACTGCTGCATGCAG TTGGTGCAGAACCCATACCAGTTTGATGTGCTAGTCATGCCTAACCTGTATGGGAACATCATTGACAACCTGGCAGCTGGGCTGGTGGGAGGAGCTGGGGTTGTTCCAGGAGAGAGCTACAGTGCAGAGTACGCCATGTTCGAGACC GGAGCCCGTCACCCCTTTGCCCAGGCGGTGGGCAGGAACATTGCCAACCCCACGGCTATGCTTCTAAGTGCTGCCAACATGCTGAGGCACCTCAG CCTCGACTACCACTCCTACATGGTGTCTGATGCAGTCAAGCGGGTCATCAAGCAGGGCAAG GTGCGCACAGCAGACCTGGGGGGCTACGCATCCTGTGATGAGTTCACTCGTGCCGTCATCTCCAGCCTGGCTGTCTAG
- the LOC125746612 gene encoding receptor-type tyrosine-protein phosphatase alpha-like isoform X1, protein MATFILEGTMGVSLSLLLLGTAFVALASSQEPPQPTDASLQKTQFSTSSTMTQSARNLSTATSTVVTALGTLSPSVGITTIVGGGTPTIQPPVAAPTPYLPLPDPSSTSNVTEGGSNSTITSFPAAPNATSAAIIEESTTWPPAGIPSADSGSTAGGGDSTDETPIIAVTVALSSLLVIIFVVIVLYMLRFKKYKQAGNHSNSFRLPNGRADNTELRSVPLLARSPSTNRKYPPLHIDKLEEEMNRRMADDNKIFREEFNSLPVCPIQASCHAASKEENKEKNRYVNILPYDHSRVHLSLLEGVPDSDFINASYINGYQEKNKFIAAQGPKEETVNDFWRMIWEQNTATIVMVTNLKERKECKCAQYWPDQGCWTYGNIRVSVEDVMVLVDYTIRKFCIQQVGDVSGKKTQRLVTQFHFTSWPDFGVPFTPIGMLKFLKKVKSYNPQYAGAIVVHCSAGVGRTGTFIVIDAMLDMMATERKVDVFGFVTRIRAQRCQMVQTEMQYVFIFQALLEHYLYGDTELEVTSLECHLAKLYSQCPGAGCNGLEAEFKKLISIKIQNDKMRTGNLPANMKKNRVLQIIPYEFNRVIIPVKRGEENTDYVNASFIDGYRQKDSYMACQGPLQHTTEDFWRMIWEWKSCSIVMLTELEERGQEKCGQYWSSDGVMACGDVSIELKREEECESYTIRDFLITNNRENKSRAVRQFHFHGWPEVGIPADGKGMISIIGAVQKQQQQSGNHPITVHCSAGAGRTGTFCALSTVLERVKAEGILDVFQTVKSLRLQRPHMVQTLEQYEFCYKVVQEYIDAFSDYANFK, encoded by the exons ATGGCAACATTCATCTTGGAG GGCACCATGGGTGTGTCCCTCAGCTTACTGTTGTTGGGCACGGCATTTGTGGCTCTAGCCTCCTCCCAGGAGCCTCCTCAACCCACAG ATGCTTCTCTCCAGAAAACTCAGTTCAGCACCTCATCTACTATGACCCAGTCTGCACGCAACCTAAGCACAGCCACAAGCACTGTGGTGACAGCCCTGGGAACATTAAGTCCGTCTGTTGGCATAACAACCATTGTTGGGGGCGGCACCCCCACCATCCAGCCTCCTGTTGCTGCCCCAACCCCCTACCTGCCTTTGCCTGATCCATCTTCAACCAGCAACGTCACAGAGGGTGGCTCAAACTCAACTATCACCTCTTTTCCTGCGGCCCCTAATGCCACCAGTGCAGCAATCATAGAGGAGTCCACCACGTGGCCCCCTGCTGGAATTCCCTCAGCAGACAGTGGCAGCACTGCAG GTGGGGGTGACAGCACAG ATGAGACTCCCATCATCGCCGTCACGGTAGCTCTGTCTTCCCTGCTCGTCATCATCTTCGTTGTCATTGTGCTCTACATGCTAAG GTTTAAGAAATATAAGCAAGCTGGGAACCACTCCAACTCCTTTAGGCTGCCAAATGGTAGGGCAGATAATACAG AGCTTCGCAGTGTGCCCCTATTGGCTCGCTCCCCTAGCACCAACAGGAAGTACCCGCCCCTTCATATTGACAAGCTGGAGGAGGAGATGAACCGTCGCATGGCAGATGATAACAAGATCTTCCGGGAGGAATTCAAC TCTTTGCCTGTATGTCCTATTCAAGCATCCTGTCATGCAGCATCAAAAGAGGAAAATAAAGAGAAAAACAGATATGTTAATATTCTACCCT ATGACCACTCAAGGGTGCATCTGTCTTTGCTGGAGGGTGTCCCAGACTCTGACTTCATTAATGCCTCCTATATAAAT GGATATCAAGAGAAGAATAAGTTCATTGCAGCCCAGG GACCCAAAGAGGAAACCGTGAATGACTTTTGGAGAATGATCTGGGAACAGAACACAGCCACTATTGTCATGGTGACCAACCTCAAAGAGAGAAAGGAG TGCAAGTGTGCCCAATATTGGCCTGACCAGGGATGCTGGACCTATGGGAATATCAGGGTGTCTGTGGAGGACGTGATGGTGCTGGTTGACTACACCATCCGCAAGTTCTGCATCCAGCAG GTGGGTGATGTCTCTGGAAAGAAGACACAGCGCCTAGTCACTCAGTTCCATTTCACCAGCTGGCCGGACTTCGGGGTACCTTTTACACCCATCGGCATGTTGAAATTCCTCAAGAAAGTGAAGTCTTATAATCCCCAGTACGCTGGTGCCATTgtggtccactgcag TGCGGGAGTAGGACGCACAGGCACCTTCATAGTCATCGACGCCATGCTGGACATGATGGCGACCGAGAGGAAGGTGGACGTCTTTGGCTTCGTAACACGGATCCGCGCCCAGCGCTGTCAGATGGTGCAGACAGAG ATGCAGTACGTGTTCATCTTCCAAGCCCTGCTGGAGCATTACCTGTATGGCGACACTGAGCTTGAGGTGACATCCCTGGAATGTCACCTGGCGAAGCTCTATTCCCAGTGTCCTGGGGCTGGCTGCAATGGTCTGGAGGCAGAGTTTAAG AAACTGATCTCCATTAAGATCCAAAATGACAAAATGAGGACAGGGAACCTGCCGGCAAATATGAAGAAGAACAGGGTTCTTCAGATCATTCCAT ATGAGTTCAACAGAGTGATCATTCCTGTGAAGAGAGGTGAAGAAAACACAGACTACGTCAATGCCTCCTTCATAGAT GGATACCGACAAAAGGACTCGTACATGGCCTGCCAGGGACCACTGCAGCACACCACTGAGGATTTCTGGAGGATGATCTGGGAGTGGAAAAGCTGTTCCATAGTCATGTTAACGGAATTGGAGGAGAGGGGACAG GAGAAGTGTGGCCAGTACTGGTCCAGCGATGGGGTGATGGCGTGTGGTGACGTGTCCATTGAGCTGAAGCGAGAGGAGGAGTGTGAGAGTTATACCATCAGAGACTTCCTCATCACGAATAATCGG GAAAATAAATCCCGTGCTGTGAGACAGTTCCACTTCCATGGCTGGCCTGAGGTGGGAATTCCAGCGGATGGAAAAGGCATGATTAGCATCATCGGCGCAGtgcagaagcagcagcagcagtctgGAAACCACCCCATCACTGTACACTGCAG TGCGGGAGCAGGACGAACTGGAACATTCTGTGCTCTTAGCACGGTATTAGAGAGGGTGAAGGCAGAGGGCATACTTGACGTCTTCCAGACGGTCAAAAGCTTGAGACTACAACGGCCACACATGGTGCAGACACTG GAGCAGTACGAGTTTTGTTATAAAGTGGTCCAGGAGTACATTGATGCCTTTTCCGACTATGCCAACTTCAAATAA
- the LOC125746612 gene encoding receptor-type tyrosine-protein phosphatase alpha-like isoform X2 — protein sequence MHARAGTMGVSLSLLLLGTAFVALASSQEPPQPTDASLQKTQFSTSSTMTQSARNLSTATSTVVTALGTLSPSVGITTIVGGGTPTIQPPVAAPTPYLPLPDPSSTSNVTEGGSNSTITSFPAAPNATSAAIIEESTTWPPAGIPSADSGSTAGGGDSTDETPIIAVTVALSSLLVIIFVVIVLYMLRFKKYKQAGNHSNSFRLPNGRADNTELRSVPLLARSPSTNRKYPPLHIDKLEEEMNRRMADDNKIFREEFNSLPVCPIQASCHAASKEENKEKNRYVNILPYDHSRVHLSLLEGVPDSDFINASYINGYQEKNKFIAAQGPKEETVNDFWRMIWEQNTATIVMVTNLKERKECKCAQYWPDQGCWTYGNIRVSVEDVMVLVDYTIRKFCIQQVGDVSGKKTQRLVTQFHFTSWPDFGVPFTPIGMLKFLKKVKSYNPQYAGAIVVHCSAGVGRTGTFIVIDAMLDMMATERKVDVFGFVTRIRAQRCQMVQTEMQYVFIFQALLEHYLYGDTELEVTSLECHLAKLYSQCPGAGCNGLEAEFKKLISIKIQNDKMRTGNLPANMKKNRVLQIIPYEFNRVIIPVKRGEENTDYVNASFIDGYRQKDSYMACQGPLQHTTEDFWRMIWEWKSCSIVMLTELEERGQEKCGQYWSSDGVMACGDVSIELKREEECESYTIRDFLITNNRENKSRAVRQFHFHGWPEVGIPADGKGMISIIGAVQKQQQQSGNHPITVHCSAGAGRTGTFCALSTVLERVKAEGILDVFQTVKSLRLQRPHMVQTLEQYEFCYKVVQEYIDAFSDYANFK from the exons ATGCATGCGCGTGCT GGCACCATGGGTGTGTCCCTCAGCTTACTGTTGTTGGGCACGGCATTTGTGGCTCTAGCCTCCTCCCAGGAGCCTCCTCAACCCACAG ATGCTTCTCTCCAGAAAACTCAGTTCAGCACCTCATCTACTATGACCCAGTCTGCACGCAACCTAAGCACAGCCACAAGCACTGTGGTGACAGCCCTGGGAACATTAAGTCCGTCTGTTGGCATAACAACCATTGTTGGGGGCGGCACCCCCACCATCCAGCCTCCTGTTGCTGCCCCAACCCCCTACCTGCCTTTGCCTGATCCATCTTCAACCAGCAACGTCACAGAGGGTGGCTCAAACTCAACTATCACCTCTTTTCCTGCGGCCCCTAATGCCACCAGTGCAGCAATCATAGAGGAGTCCACCACGTGGCCCCCTGCTGGAATTCCCTCAGCAGACAGTGGCAGCACTGCAG GTGGGGGTGACAGCACAG ATGAGACTCCCATCATCGCCGTCACGGTAGCTCTGTCTTCCCTGCTCGTCATCATCTTCGTTGTCATTGTGCTCTACATGCTAAG GTTTAAGAAATATAAGCAAGCTGGGAACCACTCCAACTCCTTTAGGCTGCCAAATGGTAGGGCAGATAATACAG AGCTTCGCAGTGTGCCCCTATTGGCTCGCTCCCCTAGCACCAACAGGAAGTACCCGCCCCTTCATATTGACAAGCTGGAGGAGGAGATGAACCGTCGCATGGCAGATGATAACAAGATCTTCCGGGAGGAATTCAAC TCTTTGCCTGTATGTCCTATTCAAGCATCCTGTCATGCAGCATCAAAAGAGGAAAATAAAGAGAAAAACAGATATGTTAATATTCTACCCT ATGACCACTCAAGGGTGCATCTGTCTTTGCTGGAGGGTGTCCCAGACTCTGACTTCATTAATGCCTCCTATATAAAT GGATATCAAGAGAAGAATAAGTTCATTGCAGCCCAGG GACCCAAAGAGGAAACCGTGAATGACTTTTGGAGAATGATCTGGGAACAGAACACAGCCACTATTGTCATGGTGACCAACCTCAAAGAGAGAAAGGAG TGCAAGTGTGCCCAATATTGGCCTGACCAGGGATGCTGGACCTATGGGAATATCAGGGTGTCTGTGGAGGACGTGATGGTGCTGGTTGACTACACCATCCGCAAGTTCTGCATCCAGCAG GTGGGTGATGTCTCTGGAAAGAAGACACAGCGCCTAGTCACTCAGTTCCATTTCACCAGCTGGCCGGACTTCGGGGTACCTTTTACACCCATCGGCATGTTGAAATTCCTCAAGAAAGTGAAGTCTTATAATCCCCAGTACGCTGGTGCCATTgtggtccactgcag TGCGGGAGTAGGACGCACAGGCACCTTCATAGTCATCGACGCCATGCTGGACATGATGGCGACCGAGAGGAAGGTGGACGTCTTTGGCTTCGTAACACGGATCCGCGCCCAGCGCTGTCAGATGGTGCAGACAGAG ATGCAGTACGTGTTCATCTTCCAAGCCCTGCTGGAGCATTACCTGTATGGCGACACTGAGCTTGAGGTGACATCCCTGGAATGTCACCTGGCGAAGCTCTATTCCCAGTGTCCTGGGGCTGGCTGCAATGGTCTGGAGGCAGAGTTTAAG AAACTGATCTCCATTAAGATCCAAAATGACAAAATGAGGACAGGGAACCTGCCGGCAAATATGAAGAAGAACAGGGTTCTTCAGATCATTCCAT ATGAGTTCAACAGAGTGATCATTCCTGTGAAGAGAGGTGAAGAAAACACAGACTACGTCAATGCCTCCTTCATAGAT GGATACCGACAAAAGGACTCGTACATGGCCTGCCAGGGACCACTGCAGCACACCACTGAGGATTTCTGGAGGATGATCTGGGAGTGGAAAAGCTGTTCCATAGTCATGTTAACGGAATTGGAGGAGAGGGGACAG GAGAAGTGTGGCCAGTACTGGTCCAGCGATGGGGTGATGGCGTGTGGTGACGTGTCCATTGAGCTGAAGCGAGAGGAGGAGTGTGAGAGTTATACCATCAGAGACTTCCTCATCACGAATAATCGG GAAAATAAATCCCGTGCTGTGAGACAGTTCCACTTCCATGGCTGGCCTGAGGTGGGAATTCCAGCGGATGGAAAAGGCATGATTAGCATCATCGGCGCAGtgcagaagcagcagcagcagtctgGAAACCACCCCATCACTGTACACTGCAG TGCGGGAGCAGGACGAACTGGAACATTCTGTGCTCTTAGCACGGTATTAGAGAGGGTGAAGGCAGAGGGCATACTTGACGTCTTCCAGACGGTCAAAAGCTTGAGACTACAACGGCCACACATGGTGCAGACACTG GAGCAGTACGAGTTTTGTTATAAAGTGGTCCAGGAGTACATTGATGCCTTTTCCGACTATGCCAACTTCAAATAA
- the gnrh2 gene encoding progonadoliberin-2, translating to MVCVGKLTLLLGMLLCFGAHLCHSQHWSHGWYPGGKRELDALTTAEISEKIKLCEGRECSYVRPQRKNTLKNILVDGLAREFQQKRE from the exons ATGGTATGTGTGGGCAAGCTAACATTGCTGCTGGGAATGCTGCTCTGTTTCGGCGCACATCTCTGCCACTCACAGCACTGGTCCCATGGATGGTACCCCGGGGGCAAGAGAGAGCTCGACGCGCTCACCACTGCTGAG ATCTCAGAGAAGATTAAACTATGTGAAGGCAGGGAATGCAGTTATGTGAGACCACAGCGGAAAAACaccttgaaaaacattttg GTGGATGGATTGGCAAGAGAATTTCAGCAGAAGAGGGAGTAA